The following proteins are co-located in the Telopea speciosissima isolate NSW1024214 ecotype Mountain lineage chromosome 9, Tspe_v1, whole genome shotgun sequence genome:
- the LOC122638881 gene encoding protein FAR1-RELATED SEQUENCE 5-like, translated as MEGSGLSEVKLSIVLPVSEHNVLDPHEAIMERGNSSRDQNATGETVVRGKKRMEIDSSPEEDEKDMDDWSISSGEQGSDFMDTDGSNDSSASSRCNVDVGGVELLRSRDPQETKLNEDDNSNVTSSIPVLEPCLGMEFESKDDAYNFYNGYEKEMGFSVWKFRVECSRVGNRVLARSYVCSQQGEKWCNDKRRKGMDYKPRATKKCNCGPVMRIKSRNGKWVVDLLEKEHNHPLVDPSQSFRLWSHQKMTDATMQLISKLHKCGIKQSGIISNVSEFTGGEENGSVNEERYQNIFRTKHRRTLGVDCQLAVNYLKSKGISDAQFFYAFSMDTEQRLTGLFWVDGRSREQYKNFGGVIVFDTTYKKNKYKFPFTPFTGVNHHMQCTLFGCGLIANETKESFIWLFQSWLKAMDNVQPKSILTDEDPAIMRAIRHVFPSSVHRLCGWHLEKHRTSHMGPLYKKYPELKNAYYSCIHDSKTITEFEQKWDGMIERFNLQDHKWLMRQFKRRKHWVPCYFPDIFFAGMSTTQRGDSMNKYFKGFFSPSTPICEFITQYDEAVKKRREKEANANIKCMTSLPYLHTEHKIEKQARLVYTAKVFGVFLKEWCA; from the coding sequence ATGGAAGGCAGTGGTTTATCTGAAGTCAAATTATCCATAGTGCTTCCGGTCTCAGAACATAATGTTTTGGACCCTCATGAGGCAATAATGGAAAGGGGAAACAGTTCAAGAGATCAAAATGCAACTGGAGAGACAGTTGTACGCGGCAAGAAAAGGATGGAGATTGACAGTTCACccgaagaagatgaaaaggaTATGGATGATTGGTCTATCAGTTCTGGAGAGCAAGGGTCTGATTTTATGGATACTGATGGGAGCAATGATAGTAGTGCATCTTCTAGGTGTAATGTTGATGTTGGTGGTGTTGAGCTATTGAGAAGTAGGGATCCCCAAGAAACAAAGTTGAATGAAGATGACAATAGCAATGTTACAAGTTCAATCCCGGTATTGGAACCATGTCTTGGCATGGAATTTGAATCCAAGGATGATGCATATAACTTTTATAATGGTTAtgaaaaagagatgggattttcAGTTTGGAAATTCAGGGTGGAGTGCTCAAGAGTGGGTAATCGTGTACTTGCTAGATCATATGTGTGTTCACAACAAGGTGAGAAATGGTGTAATGATAAGAGGAGAAAGGGAATGGATTACAAACCTCGTGCAACAAAAAAATGCAATTGTGGTCCAGTAATGAGGATCAAGTCCAGGAATGGGAAGTGGGTGGTTGATCTTTTGGAAAAAGAACACAACCACCCACTGGTGGATCCTAGCCAATCTTTTAGACTTTGGTCACACCAGAAAATGACAGATGCTACAATGCAACTAATTAGCAAACTGCATAAATGTGGGATTAAACAGAGCGGCATCATTTCAAACGTATCGGAGTTTACCGGTGGCGAGGAGAATGGTAGTGTCAACGAGGAGCGTTACCAGAATATTTTCAGAACGAAGCATAGGAGAACCTTAGGTGTAGATTGTCAGTTAGCGGTGAACTATTTGAAGAGCAAAGGAATTTCGGATGCACAGTTTTTTTATGCATTTAGTATGGACACGGAGCAGCGATTGACAGGGCTTTTTTGGGTGGATGGTCGTTCAAGGGAACAGTATAAAAATTTTGGAGGCGTGATTGTGTTTGACACAAcctacaagaaaaataaatacaagtttCCATTCACTCCATTTACGGGTGTTAATCATCACATGCAATGCACACTCTTCGGTTGTGGGTTAATAGCCAATGAAACCAAGGAATCATTCATATGGCTGTTTCAGTCGTGGCTTAAAGCAATGGACAATGTCCAACCAAAGTCTATATTGACCGACGAGGACCCGGCTATAATGAGAGCAATTAGACATGTTTTCCCATCTTCTGTACATCGTCTCTGTGGTTGGCATTTGGAGAAGCATAGGACCAGTCACATGGGGCCCTTATACAAGAAATACCCCGAACTGAAGAACGCATATTATAGTTGCATACATGATTCGAAAACAATTACAGAGTTCGAGCAAAAATGGGATGGAATGATTGAGAGATTCAATTTGCAAGACCATAAATGGTTGATGAGACAGTTCAAACGAAGGAAGCATTGGGTTCCATGTTACTTTCCTGACATATTTTTTGCTGGTATGAGCACAACCCAGAGAGGTGATTCAATGAACAAGtacttcaaaggcttcttcagTCCATCTACTCCAATTTGTGAATTTATTACACAATATGATGAGGCTgttaagaaaagaagagaaaaggaagcaaACGCAAACATCAAATGCATGACCTCTTTACCATATTTGCATACAGAGCACAAAATTGAGAAGCAAGCCAGGCTTGTTTATACAGCGAAGgtgtttggggttttcttaaaaGAATGGTGTGCATGA